In a genomic window of Cynocephalus volans isolate mCynVol1 chromosome 1, mCynVol1.pri, whole genome shotgun sequence:
- the ARFRP1 gene encoding ADP-ribosylation factor-related protein 1 — MYTLLSGLYKYMFQKDEYCILILGLDNAGKTTFLEQSKTRFNKNYKGMSLTKITTTVGLNIGTVDVGKARLMFWDLGGQEELQSLWDKYYAECHGVIYVIDSTDEERLSESKQAFEKVVTSEALDGVPILVLANKQDVETCLSIPDIKTAFSDCTCKIGRRDCLTQACSALTGKGVREGIEWMVKCVVRNVHRPPRQRDIT; from the exons ATGTACACGCTGCTGTCGGGCCTGTACAAGTACATGTTCCAGAAGGACGAGTATTGCATCCTGATCCTGGGCCTGGACAATGCCGGGAAGACG acCTTCCTGGAGCAGTCGAAAACCCGGTTTAACAAGAACTACAAGGGAATGAGCCTGACCAAAATCACCACCACCGTGGGTCTAAACA TCGGCACTGTGGACGTGGGAAAGGCTCGTCTCATGTTTTGGGACTTAGGGGGGCAGGAAGAACTGCAGTCTTTGTGGGACAAG TACTATGCAGAGTGCCACGGTGTTATCTACGTCATTGACTCCACCGATGAGGAGAGGCTGTCAGAGTCCAAGCAAGCATTTG AGAAGGTGGTCACAAGCGAGGCACTGGACGGTGTCCCCATCCTGGTGTTGGCCAACAAGCAGGATGTGGAG ACTTGCCTCTCCATCCCTGACATCAAGACTGCATTCAGTGACTGCACCTGCAAGATCGGCAGGCGAGACTGCCTGACCCAGGCCTGCTCTGCCCTCACGGG CAAAGGGGTGCGTGAGGGCATCGAGTGGATGGTGAAGTGTGTCGTGCGGAATGTCCACCGGCCACCGCGTCAGAGGGACATCACGTAA
- the ZGPAT gene encoding zinc finger CCCH-type with G patch domain-containing protein, with protein sequence MDEESLEAALRAYRAQLRQVEQALGAGRSSSEQEDLLQLRGDLRELIGLTEASLRAARRSRLLAAPGSGEAEGAGAPAPAGGGLAEEAVEGGGGDDDDSDDDDEGQLSGTKVNAPYYSSWGTLEYHNAMVVGAAEAQDGSAGVRVLYLYPTHRSLKPCPFFLEGRCRFKESCRFSHGQVVSVDELRPFQDPDLSSLQAGSACLAKHQDGLWHPARITDVDSGYYTVKFDSLLLKEAVVEGDSILPPLRTEAAESSDSDSSDTGDASYARVVESGTVDTNTCSSAFAGWEVHTRGIGSRLLAKMGYEFGKGLGRHAEGRVEPIHAVVLPRGKSLDQCAEILQKRARGSKAGASRTPKCLGKGHRPGGRLPPKNMFDFLNEKLQGQTPRALEAGVAAPGRRGKDMYHASKSARRALSLQLLQTGQKIEQTQRDIRNIQEALARNAGRHSVAAAQLEEKLAGAQRQLGQLQAQEAGLQQEQRKADTHKKMTEF encoded by the exons ATGGACGAGGAGAGTCTGGAGGCGGCCCTGCGGGCCTACCGCGCGCAGCTGCGGCAGGTGGAGCAGGCGCTGGGCGCCGGCCGGAGCTCCTCGGAGCAGGAGGACCTTCTCCAGCTGCGCGGCGACCTGCGGGAGCTGATTGGGCTCACTGAGGCCAGCCTGCGGGCCGCGCGCAGGAGCCGGCTGCTGGCCGCGCCGGGCTCGGGAGAGGCCGAGGGCGCAGGGGCGCCGGCGCCCGCGGGTGGAGGCCTGGCGGAGGAAGCGGTGgagggcggcggcggcgacgacgACGACAGCGACGACGACGACGAGGGGCAGCTGAGCGGGACCAAGGTGAACGCCCCCTACTACAGCTCGTGGGGCACTCTCGAGTACCACAACGCCATGGTGGTGGGCGCCGCCGAGGCGCAGGACGGGTCGGCGGGCGTCCGCGTGCTCTACCTGTACCCCACGCACAGGTCCCTGAAGCCCTGCCCGTTCTTCCTTGAGGGCAGGTGCCGCTTCAAGGAGAGCTGCAG GTTCTCCCATGGGCAGGTGGTCTCTGTGGATGAGCTACGCCCCTTCCAAGACCCAGACCTGAGCTCCCTGCAGGCTGGCTCTGCATGTCTGGCCAAGCACCAGGATGGCCTCTGGCACCCAGCGCGGATCACTG ATGTGGACAGCGGCTACTACACAGTCAAGTTTGACTCGCTGCTGCTGAAGGAGGCCGTGGTAGAGGGGGACAGCATCCTGCCACCCCTGCGTACAGAGGCTGCAGAGTCCTCCGACTCAGACAGTAGTGATACGGGTGATGCCAGCTATGCCCGAG TGGTGGAATCAGGCACTGTGGACACCAATACCTGCAGCTCTGCCTTCGCTGGCTGGGAGGTTCACACTCGGGGCATCGGCTCCAGACTCCTCGCCAAGATGGGCTATGAGTTTGGCAAGG GTCTGGGCCGGCATGCAGAAGGCCGGGTGGAGCCCATTCATGCCGTGGTGCTGCCACGAGGAAAGTCACTGGACCAGTGCGCGGAGATTCTGCAGAAGAGAGCCAGGGGCAGCAAGGCTGGCGCCAGCAGGACCCCAAAGTGCTTGGGAAAAGGGCACAGGCCTGGGGGCCGCCTGCCCCCTAAGAACATGTTTGACTTCCTGAATGAGAAGCTGCAAGGCCAGACTCCTAGGGCCCTGGAGGCTGGGGTGGCTGCCCCAGGGAGGAGGGGCAAGGACATGTACCATGCCAGCAAGAGTGCCAGGCGGGCCCTGAGCCTGCAGCTCCTTCAGACCGGGCAGAAAATCGAGCAGACCCAGCGGGACATCCGCAACATCCAGGAGGCCCTTGCCCGCAATGCTGGCCG GCACAGTGTGGCAGCAGCTCAGCTGGAGGAGAAGCTGGCGGGAGCCCAGCGGCAGCTGGGGCAGCTCCAGGCTCAGGAGGCAGGCCTGCAGCAGGAGCAGAGGAAGGCGGACACCCACAAGAAGATGACTGAGTTCTAG